The following coding sequences are from one Pseudomonadota bacterium window:
- a CDS encoding alpha-E domain-containing protein, with protein MLSRVAENVYWLSRYLERIENSARLINVYSRSLMDLPDVQSHDGWMPLISITGLDALYLKHYAEASAQDVTTFLVADERNPGSIINASIAIRNNLRSARDVFPKQLYQRISTLVRYVRSACEQGVTLANRRQVLEAIERQVLEISGAIHGSLRHDQAYRFTRMACYLERADMTTRVLDVPKSVTTPDGDTDFASNDHRDWMAALRSVSAMQMYRRHVRQPVNATGCLDFLLKDAQLPAACLFCLVRLDRCLEHFPNHDDARALVASLHARIDAVDTDALAADALARHRFLDAVQSDLLDIGDAITRAYFPPVPETA; from the coding sequence ATGCTGTCCCGCGTTGCAGAGAACGTCTACTGGCTGAGTCGCTACCTCGAGCGAATCGAAAACTCCGCGCGGCTGATCAACGTCTACAGCCGCTCGCTGATGGACCTGCCCGACGTGCAGTCGCACGACGGCTGGATGCCGCTGATCTCGATCACTGGCCTCGACGCGCTCTACCTCAAGCACTACGCCGAGGCCAGTGCCCAGGATGTCACCACCTTTCTGGTCGCCGACGAGCGTAACCCGGGCTCGATCATCAACGCGTCGATTGCCATCCGCAACAACCTGCGCAGTGCGCGCGACGTGTTTCCGAAACAGCTCTACCAGCGTATCAGCACCCTGGTGCGCTACGTGCGCAGCGCCTGCGAGCAGGGCGTAACGCTGGCCAACCGCCGCCAGGTCCTCGAGGCGATCGAACGGCAGGTGCTCGAAATCTCGGGGGCTATCCACGGCAGCCTGCGTCACGATCAGGCCTACCGCTTCACCCGCATGGCCTGCTACCTCGAGCGCGCCGACATGACCACCCGGGTGCTCGATGTGCCAAAGAGTGTGACCACACCGGACGGTGACACCGACTTTGCCTCGAACGACCACCGCGACTGGATGGCCGCGCTGCGCTCGGTGTCGGCCATGCAGATGTACCGCCGGCACGTGCGGCAACCGGTCAACGCGACCGGCTGCCTCGACTTCCTGCTCAAGGACGCGCAATTGCCGGCGGCCTGCCTGTTTTGTCTGGTTCGGCTCGACCGCTGTCTCGAGCACTTTCCCAACCACGACGACGCGCGCGCGCTCGTGGCGTCGCTGCACGCGCGCATCGACGCTGTCGACACCGACGCCCTGGCAGCCGACGCCCTAGCACGGCACCGCTTTCTCGACGCGGTCCAGAGTGATCTGCTCGACATCGGCGACGCGATCACGCGAGCCTACTTTCCGCCGGTTCCGGAGACCGCATGA
- a CDS encoding circularly permuted type 2 ATP-grasp protein, whose protein sequence is MTGAAPQTAPPAHYDETRHTDGGVRREWTALLSHITAYSPDQLASRQREIDRQFRANGLAYDPAAGGNPSGRALDTIPMVFDEAAWNALVHGVQQRARLKAALFRDIYGAQRLVSEGVLPAEMLYAHRGYLRDLVSSEASTPAMLPLPLFSCDLRRSVTGDWLALRERSQYPTGLGYTLENRMVLSRVLPSAFKSYRVRRVAAFFRRLQQTVAAQVSSNAQCVMLCHASTHPDYFEYAWLSKYLGYAMVEPADLTVRDGLVFLKTITGLQPVRTVLRFMDDDTVDPLVEGKVVGGGVPGLVDAARRGGVTVINPLGAGVLDNTALESILPALCEALLGETLAVAAPRTLWLGDAAQRATALNDASGFDFWSINAPEDVFSPRALDEAAWRARVAVLENNPAEYVAQAPLAASFAPSLLGTEMVSRALTLRTFHIADDAGGYESLPGGWCLLHDSPTVETGTAPDVACKDTWVLAADFIDEDTLLQPRDSEPVRAETGDLPSRLAENVFWLGRYSERLDSVLRLVRTTLNALLDDDRPRDISLSTPGMQGLLRATTAATGTAPGFLGRGAKRRMAQPDRELLSLLQDATRVGTLANALQQLHSSATALNDRLSGEQVRVFNRLRDTQGLLDTLALPADFSSHDEHLGNTLHVLDELLLLTAASTGLGHENITHSDDWLFTQLGRRIERANQIAVTVAAALSSDRYNARLMENLLRLFDSVMTYRSRYRSDLDLRRVVQLLLLDEINPRSLAYQLAAAHDVIERLPERRAVAGHDALGKLAIAAVSQVRLADPNRLLSDDRDNWQSLQKFLKGVQDLTESMADAINGVYFSHTEASRSFGLNRLPIGNMARSALPPQRDDAR, encoded by the coding sequence ATGACCGGCGCAGCACCACAGACAGCGCCTCCAGCCCACTACGACGAGACCCGGCACACCGACGGCGGTGTCCGCCGGGAGTGGACCGCGTTACTGTCGCACATCACGGCGTATTCGCCCGACCAGCTCGCCAGCCGCCAGCGCGAGATCGACCGCCAGTTCCGCGCCAACGGGCTCGCCTACGACCCGGCGGCCGGGGGCAACCCGAGCGGTCGTGCGCTGGACACGATACCGATGGTGTTCGACGAGGCCGCGTGGAACGCGCTCGTGCACGGGGTGCAGCAGCGTGCGCGGCTCAAGGCCGCGCTGTTCCGGGACATCTACGGTGCACAGCGGCTGGTGTCGGAGGGGGTGCTGCCAGCCGAGATGCTCTATGCACACCGGGGTTACCTGCGCGATCTCGTCTCGTCGGAGGCTTCCACGCCGGCGATGCTGCCGTTGCCGCTGTTCAGTTGCGACCTTCGCCGCAGCGTGACCGGCGACTGGCTGGCGTTGCGCGAGCGCAGCCAGTACCCAACCGGCCTCGGCTACACGCTGGAGAACCGCATGGTGCTCTCGCGTGTGTTGCCCAGTGCCTTCAAGTCCTACCGCGTGCGGCGGGTGGCTGCGTTTTTCAGGCGCCTGCAGCAGACCGTGGCGGCTCAGGTGAGCAGCAACGCCCAGTGCGTGATGTTGTGCCACGCATCGACGCACCCGGACTACTTCGAATACGCGTGGTTGTCGAAGTACCTCGGCTACGCGATGGTCGAGCCGGCCGACCTCACCGTGCGCGACGGCCTCGTGTTCCTCAAGACCATCACCGGGCTGCAACCGGTCAGGACAGTGCTGCGCTTCATGGACGACGACACCGTCGACCCGCTGGTCGAGGGCAAGGTGGTCGGCGGCGGCGTGCCGGGTCTGGTCGACGCCGCGCGCCGCGGCGGCGTCACGGTCATCAACCCACTCGGCGCCGGCGTGCTCGACAACACCGCGCTCGAGTCGATCCTGCCGGCACTGTGTGAAGCCCTGCTCGGCGAGACGCTGGCAGTCGCCGCGCCGCGCACGCTTTGGCTCGGCGACGCCGCGCAGCGCGCGACCGCGCTGAACGACGCCAGCGGATTCGATTTCTGGTCGATCAATGCACCCGAAGATGTGTTTTCGCCACGCGCGCTGGATGAGGCCGCCTGGCGCGCCCGCGTCGCGGTGCTTGAGAACAACCCTGCCGAGTACGTCGCCCAGGCGCCGCTGGCTGCGTCGTTCGCACCCAGCCTGCTCGGCACAGAGATGGTGTCGCGCGCGCTGACGCTGCGAACCTTTCACATCGCAGACGACGCAGGCGGCTACGAGAGCCTGCCGGGGGGGTGGTGCCTGCTGCACGACAGCCCGACGGTCGAGACCGGCACCGCGCCGGATGTGGCCTGCAAGGACACCTGGGTGCTGGCGGCCGATTTCATCGACGAAGACACCCTGTTGCAGCCGCGCGACAGCGAGCCGGTGCGCGCCGAGACGGGCGACCTGCCCAGCCGCCTGGCGGAGAACGTGTTCTGGCTCGGCCGCTACAGCGAGCGCCTCGACAGCGTGCTGCGTCTGGTGCGCACGACGCTCAACGCCTTGCTCGACGACGACCGGCCGCGCGACATCAGCCTGTCGACACCCGGGATGCAAGGTCTGTTGCGCGCCACCACCGCGGCGACCGGCACCGCGCCGGGCTTTCTCGGCCGTGGCGCAAAGCGCCGCATGGCACAACCGGACCGTGAGCTGCTTTCGCTGCTGCAAGACGCGACGCGGGTCGGCACGCTCGCCAACGCCTTGCAACAGCTGCACAGCAGCGCAACCGCATTGAACGACCGGTTGTCGGGCGAGCAGGTGCGCGTGTTCAACCGCCTGCGCGACACCCAGGGCCTGCTCGACACGCTGGCCTTGCCGGCGGATTTCAGCTCACACGACGAGCACCTGGGCAACACCTTGCACGTGCTCGACGAGTTGCTGCTGTTGACCGCCGCAAGCACTGGACTCGGCCACGAGAACATCACCCACAGCGACGACTGGTTGTTCACCCAGCTCGGTCGCCGAATCGAACGCGCCAACCAGATCGCCGTTACCGTGGCCGCCGCGCTCTCGTCCGACCGCTACAACGCGCGGCTGATGGAAAACCTGTTGCGCCTGTTCGACAGCGTGATGACCTACCGCAGCCGTTACCGCAGCGACCTCGATCTGCGGCGCGTCGTGCAATTGCTGTTGCTCGACGAGATCAACCCGCGCTCACTCGCCTACCAGCTCGCCGCCGCGCACGACGTGATCGAGCGGCTGCCCGAGCGGCGCGCCGTGGCCGGCCACGACGCACTCGGCAAGCTCGCCATCGCCGCGGTCAGCCAGGTGCGGCTGGCCGACCCGAACCGGTTGCTGAGCGACGACCGTGACAACTGGCAGAGCCTGCAGAAGTTCCTCAAGGGCGTGCAGGACCTCACCGAGTCGATGGCGGACGCGATCAACGGCGTCTACTTCAGCCACACCGAGGCCAGCCGTTCGTTCGGCTTGAACCGGCTCCCGATCGGCAACATGGCACGCTCGGCGCTGCCACCGCAGCGCGACGACGCCCGATGA
- a CDS encoding transglutaminase family protein yields MKLTVRHRTLYNYTASASQSINQVCLLPRDTPQQRCLQTDLVVSPRPNRIDSRVDQFGNTVALFDLHTAHTACDIVVDSLIETADALDPLPQSSTAAANGATLQSRRDPDALMARDCLLPSPSIPKDASAAPIVEELPIGDEPVLAYAERLMQHIYGTFQYTSGFSTVLTPLSTVVAARKGVCQDFAHLAIAVLRTQGVPARYVSGYLETLPPPGVEKLQGADASHAWFSVFSTESGWFDFDPTNNKRPDSQYVTVGWGRDYSDVVPVKGVVYGGGAHTLTVEVDVNRIGQPRLVSE; encoded by the coding sequence ATGAAACTGACCGTTCGGCACCGGACCCTCTACAACTACACGGCGTCGGCGAGCCAGTCGATCAACCAGGTGTGCCTGCTGCCGCGCGACACCCCGCAGCAACGGTGCCTGCAAACCGACCTTGTGGTGAGCCCACGGCCTAACCGCATTGACAGCCGGGTCGACCAGTTCGGCAACACGGTCGCGCTGTTCGACCTGCACACGGCGCACACGGCATGTGACATCGTTGTCGACTCGCTGATCGAAACGGCCGACGCGCTTGACCCGCTGCCGCAATCATCGACCGCCGCAGCCAACGGCGCCACGCTGCAGTCGCGCCGCGACCCCGATGCGCTGATGGCACGCGACTGCCTGTTGCCGTCTCCGTCGATTCCGAAAGACGCAAGCGCGGCACCGATTGTCGAGGAGTTGCCCATCGGCGACGAACCGGTCTTGGCGTATGCCGAACGCCTGATGCAGCACATCTACGGCACCTTCCAGTACACATCGGGCTTCTCGACCGTGTTGACTCCGCTCTCGACCGTGGTCGCCGCACGCAAGGGGGTGTGCCAGGATTTTGCCCACCTCGCCATCGCCGTGCTGCGGACCCAGGGTGTGCCGGCGCGCTACGTCAGTGGCTACCTCGAAACCCTGCCGCCCCCCGGCGTTGAGAAACTGCAGGGCGCCGACGCGTCGCACGCGTGGTTCTCGGTGTTTTCGACCGAATCCGGTTGGTTCGACTTCGATCCAACCAACAACAAACGCCCCGATTCGCAGTACGTCACGGTGGGTTGGGGACGCGACTACAGCGATGTTGTTCCGGTCAAGGGAGTAGTCTATGGTGGCGGTGCGCATACACTGACCGTCGAAGTGGACGTCAACCGTATTGGGCAACCGAGGCTCGTTTCGGAATAA
- a CDS encoding circularly permuted type 2 ATP-grasp protein → MHQNGSARDFATDVASWLDDLDDDALIQRRDAAELAIQQMGITFTVYSDKGNIDREWPFDIIPRIISDREWRAVEAGLKQRIRALNCFIHDVYNEQAIFNDGVVPRDLIETSTNFRPECLGLTPPHSVWAHICGSDLVRDKDGTVYVLEDNLRVPSGVSYMIENREIMKRTVPELFSRCRVRPVDNYTSNLRRMLASLSPVPNPTLCVLTPGVFNSAYFEHAFLAQEIGAELVEGRDLVVQDDTVYMRDVNGLIKVDVLYRRVDDAFLDPSCFNPDSKLGVAGLMDAWRAGNVAIANAPGAGVADDKVVYSYVPDIIRYYLNETPTLANVPTYRCSDPDSLAHVLDNLDALVVKPANESGGYGMLIGPHSTAEQQAAMADNIRANPRNYIAQPTLSISTSPTLCGGGEDPLSLAARHVDLRPFVLQGDDITVTTGGLTRVALVPGSLVVNSSQGGGSKDTWIVEDGVEGAPS, encoded by the coding sequence ATGCACCAAAATGGGTCAGCGCGCGACTTCGCCACCGACGTCGCCAGCTGGCTCGACGACCTCGACGACGACGCACTGATCCAACGTCGTGACGCCGCAGAACTTGCCATCCAGCAGATGGGTATCACCTTCACGGTGTACTCCGACAAGGGCAACATCGACCGTGAGTGGCCCTTCGACATCATCCCGCGCATCATCAGTGACCGAGAATGGCGCGCGGTCGAAGCCGGACTGAAACAGCGCATCCGTGCGCTCAATTGCTTCATCCATGACGTCTACAACGAACAGGCAATTTTCAACGACGGCGTGGTGCCGCGCGACCTGATTGAAACGTCTACCAATTTTCGACCTGAATGCCTCGGGCTGACCCCGCCGCACAGCGTGTGGGCGCACATCTGCGGCAGCGATCTGGTGCGCGACAAGGACGGCACGGTCTACGTGCTCGAAGACAACCTGCGCGTGCCGTCGGGCGTGTCCTACATGATCGAGAACCGCGAGATCATGAAACGCACGGTGCCGGAGTTGTTCAGCCGTTGTCGGGTGCGCCCGGTCGACAACTACACCAGCAACCTGCGGCGCATGCTGGCCTCGCTCAGCCCGGTGCCCAACCCGACGCTCTGCGTGCTGACCCCCGGGGTGTTCAACTCGGCCTATTTTGAACACGCGTTTCTCGCCCAGGAGATCGGCGCGGAACTGGTCGAGGGCCGCGACCTCGTGGTGCAGGACGACACCGTCTACATGCGCGACGTCAACGGCCTGATCAAGGTCGACGTGCTCTACCGCCGCGTCGACGACGCCTTCCTCGACCCGAGCTGCTTCAACCCCGATTCGAAGCTCGGCGTGGCCGGCCTCATGGACGCCTGGCGCGCCGGCAACGTGGCGATCGCCAACGCGCCGGGTGCCGGCGTCGCCGACGACAAGGTCGTGTACTCCTACGTGCCGGACATCATCCGTTATTACCTGAACGAGACACCGACGCTCGCCAACGTCCCGACCTACCGGTGCAGCGACCCGGACAGCTTGGCGCATGTGCTGGACAACCTCGACGCGCTGGTGGTCAAGCCCGCCAACGAATCCGGTGGCTACGGCATGCTGATCGGCCCGCACAGCACCGCCGAGCAGCAGGCGGCGATGGCCGACAACATCCGCGCCAACCCGCGCAATTACATCGCCCAGCCGACTCTGTCGATCTCGACCTCGCCGACCCTGTGCGGGGGCGGCGAGGACCCCTTGAGCCTGGCCGCGCGCCACGTCGACCTCCGGCCTTTCGTCTTGCAGGGCGATGACATCACCGTCACCACCGGCGGCTTGACCCGCGTCGCCCTGGTGCCCGGGTCCCTGGTGGTGAACTCCTCGCAGGGCGGCGGCAGCAAGGACACCTGGATCGTCGAGGACGGCGTCGAGGGTGCGCCGTCGTGA